Proteins encoded in a region of the Isosphaeraceae bacterium EP7 genome:
- a CDS encoding DUF1501 domain-containing protein: MWIDPRGRNRREFLAETGFGVGAFALAHLLRQEGLLAADTPKKPGENLPLDLRPRAPQAPSRANAMISLFMHGGPSHVDLFDPKPDLTKHHGTDYGGEVGFSFVNRASKKLFGSPWKFAKHGQCGTEVSELLPETAKIVDDLCIVRSMHTGHNGHEVSIRYFHNGVAGITGRPTLGSWVVYALGSESRDLPAYMVLSDPDGVPVDASHNWSNGFMPPLYQGTVLRPQEPRILNLDPPPHLGGPLQAQNLEFLNTLNRRHQGAHPGESDLETRIQSYELASHMQTAAKEALDVSNEPEYIKKMYGLDQDLTREYGTRCLIARRLVERGVRFVQLFLGGQPWDNHQAIRTGLPAICRKTDKPSAALVLDLKQRGLLDTTIVHWGGEIGRLPVSEGNLDDTSGRDHNGQGFSLWMAGGGIKGGMTYGATDEVGHKAVENVVTPNDFQATVLNLMGLDHETLVYNANGREQRLTNGQKARIVREIMASSPA, translated from the coding sequence ATGTGGATTGATCCTCGCGGACGCAACCGGCGGGAATTCCTGGCGGAGACGGGCTTCGGCGTGGGGGCCTTCGCGCTCGCCCACCTGCTCCGTCAGGAGGGCCTCCTCGCCGCCGACACGCCCAAGAAGCCGGGCGAGAACCTGCCGCTCGACCTGAGGCCGAGGGCCCCCCAGGCCCCCTCGCGTGCGAATGCGATGATTTCGCTGTTCATGCACGGCGGGCCGTCGCACGTCGACCTGTTCGACCCCAAGCCCGACCTGACCAAGCACCACGGCACCGACTACGGCGGCGAGGTGGGGTTCAGCTTCGTCAACCGGGCCAGCAAGAAGCTGTTCGGCTCCCCCTGGAAGTTCGCCAAGCACGGCCAGTGCGGAACCGAGGTCTCCGAGCTGCTCCCCGAGACCGCCAAGATCGTCGACGACCTGTGCATCGTCCGATCGATGCACACCGGGCACAACGGCCACGAGGTCTCGATCCGCTATTTCCACAACGGGGTCGCCGGCATCACGGGTCGGCCGACCCTGGGGAGCTGGGTCGTCTACGCCCTGGGCAGCGAGTCTCGCGACCTGCCCGCGTACATGGTCCTGTCCGACCCCGACGGGGTCCCGGTCGACGCCTCCCACAACTGGTCGAACGGCTTCATGCCGCCGCTCTATCAGGGGACCGTCCTGCGCCCGCAAGAGCCGAGGATCCTGAACCTGGACCCGCCGCCGCACCTGGGCGGGCCGCTCCAGGCGCAGAACCTCGAGTTCCTGAACACGCTCAACCGACGCCACCAGGGGGCCCACCCGGGCGAGTCCGACCTCGAGACACGCATCCAGAGCTACGAGCTCGCCTCGCACATGCAGACGGCCGCCAAGGAGGCGCTCGACGTCAGCAACGAGCCCGAATACATCAAGAAGATGTATGGGCTCGACCAGGACCTGACCCGCGAGTATGGCACGCGCTGCCTGATCGCCCGGCGGCTGGTCGAGCGCGGGGTCCGGTTCGTCCAGCTCTTCCTGGGCGGCCAGCCCTGGGACAATCACCAGGCGATCCGCACCGGCTTGCCCGCGATCTGCCGCAAGACCGACAAGCCCTCGGCGGCCTTGGTCCTGGATCTCAAGCAACGCGGACTGCTGGACACCACGATTGTGCACTGGGGGGGCGAGATCGGCCGACTGCCGGTCAGCGAGGGGAACCTGGACGACACCTCGGGCCGCGACCATAACGGCCAGGGGTTCTCGCTCTGGATGGCCGGCGGCGGGATCAAAGGCGGCATGACCTATGGCGCCACCGACGAGGTGGGCCATAAGGCCGTCGAGAACGTCGTCACCCCCAACGACTTCCAGGCGACCGTCCTGAACCTGATGGGCCTCGACCACGAGACCCTGGTCTACAACGCCAACGGCCGCGAGCAGCGCCTGACCAACGGCCAGAAGGCCAGGATCGTCCGCGAGATCATGGCCTCCTCGCCCGCCTGA
- a CDS encoding PSD1 and planctomycete cytochrome C domain-containing protein, producing MHALRLTVAIGVLGLLGRATAGETPVFERDVRPIFKAYCLDCHGGTGKPKGKLDLRLKRLAERGGRTGAGLVAGQPDDSLLLMRMQDGEMPPGEKKVPPEQIAIIERWIAAGAVTSRVEPENLPPGIDITPEDRAFWAFQPISKPVPPEAKPEDRVRTPIDAFLVAKLKEKGLAFSPEADRLTLIRRASADLTGLVPSQESIDAYLADTSPDAYERMIDALLESPRYGERWARHWLDVAGYADSDGNGGEDTPRPYAYKYRDYVIRSLNADKPLDRFIIEQMAGDELVPRPWTNLAPDQAETLAATGYLRTAVDATTTGSPDEPLASNQVVADTLKIVSSSLLGLTVGCAQCHDHRYDPIPQSDYFRLRAVFEPALDPNHWRRPGQRLVSLYHDADRARSAAIEAEAVAMDAVVNAKVVKFLAAAFDKHLTTFPEAQRAALKAAYEAPADKRTEEQKALLAANPSANISEGVLYQYNQPAADELKKDREKVAAKRAEKTPEDFVSVVDEVPGVVPETKLFHRGDHRQPLQTIEPGDLTIAAEEGKRFDVPPKDPSLPTSGRRLAYARHLMNGTHPLVNRVLANRIWFHHFERGLVDSPGDFGVLGRRPSHPELLDWLAGELPNRGWSLKAIHRLIMTSTAYRQTSRRNPAQDAVDQDNILYGRAPLRRLDAESMRDRILAVSGQLDLTQFGPPVAVSEDIGGQVMPAGDSARRSIYLQSLRTKPVSFLAAFDAPIMAVNCDRRTPSTSSMQSLMLMNSDFILKRAGMLARRLAVETPVGYAAELTASRSGQITRPASAWQYGHGPFDEASQRITGFTPMAHWSGTAWQGGASLPDAEAGWSMLTSGGGHAGNDAQHATIRRWVAPAAGFVAVSGKLKHGGATGDGVRARVVSSRAGLLGTWRATRGEAATDVPRIEVQAGDTIDFAVDCVEGHDCDTFEWAPKVTLSQSSGDPAGVWDASADFQGPMTVSIPQMIAHAWPLTYRRPITPDELDAACVFVEGQLTTLARAGAADRERTALTNLCQQLLSSNEFLYVD from the coding sequence ATGCATGCTCTCCGCCTGACCGTCGCGATCGGCGTCCTGGGCCTGCTCGGGAGGGCAACGGCCGGGGAGACGCCGGTCTTCGAGCGGGACGTCCGCCCGATCTTCAAGGCATATTGCCTGGACTGCCACGGCGGGACCGGCAAGCCGAAGGGGAAGCTCGACCTGCGGCTGAAGCGGCTCGCCGAGCGCGGGGGCAGGACCGGCGCGGGCCTGGTCGCGGGCCAGCCCGACGACAGCCTGCTGCTGATGCGGATGCAGGACGGCGAGATGCCGCCCGGCGAGAAGAAGGTGCCGCCCGAGCAGATCGCCATCATCGAGCGCTGGATCGCCGCGGGCGCGGTGACATCGAGGGTCGAGCCGGAGAACCTGCCGCCGGGCATCGACATCACCCCCGAAGACCGCGCCTTCTGGGCCTTCCAGCCGATCTCCAAGCCCGTACCGCCCGAGGCGAAGCCCGAAGACCGCGTGCGGACGCCGATCGACGCGTTCCTGGTGGCGAAGCTCAAGGAGAAGGGGCTGGCGTTCTCGCCCGAGGCCGACCGCCTGACCCTGATCCGTCGCGCGAGCGCCGACCTGACGGGGCTCGTCCCCTCGCAGGAGTCGATCGACGCCTACCTGGCCGACACCTCGCCGGACGCTTATGAGCGGATGATCGACGCCTTGCTGGAGTCGCCCCGGTACGGCGAGCGCTGGGCCAGGCACTGGCTGGACGTCGCGGGCTATGCCGACTCCGACGGCAACGGCGGCGAGGACACGCCGAGGCCCTACGCGTACAAGTATCGCGATTACGTGATCCGTTCCCTGAACGCCGACAAGCCGCTCGACCGGTTCATCATCGAGCAGATGGCCGGCGACGAGCTGGTCCCGCGCCCCTGGACCAACCTGGCCCCCGACCAGGCCGAGACCCTGGCCGCGACCGGGTATCTGCGGACGGCCGTCGACGCGACGACAACCGGCTCGCCCGACGAGCCCCTGGCTTCGAACCAGGTGGTGGCCGACACGCTGAAGATCGTCAGCTCGTCGTTGCTTGGCCTGACCGTGGGCTGTGCCCAGTGCCACGATCATCGGTACGACCCGATCCCGCAGTCGGATTACTTCCGCCTCCGCGCCGTGTTCGAGCCCGCCCTCGACCCCAACCATTGGCGTCGACCGGGCCAGCGGCTCGTCTCGCTCTATCACGACGCCGACCGGGCCCGCTCCGCGGCGATCGAGGCCGAGGCGGTGGCGATGGACGCGGTGGTGAACGCCAAGGTCGTCAAGTTCCTGGCCGCGGCCTTCGACAAGCACCTGACCACGTTCCCCGAGGCCCAGCGGGCCGCGCTGAAGGCCGCGTATGAGGCACCCGCAGACAAGCGGACGGAGGAGCAGAAGGCCTTGCTCGCGGCCAACCCGAGCGCCAACATCAGCGAGGGGGTCCTCTACCAGTACAACCAGCCGGCCGCCGACGAGCTGAAGAAGGATCGGGAGAAGGTCGCCGCGAAGCGTGCCGAGAAGACCCCCGAAGACTTCGTGAGCGTGGTCGACGAGGTCCCCGGCGTGGTCCCCGAGACCAAGCTGTTCCACCGAGGCGATCATCGGCAGCCGCTCCAGACGATCGAGCCCGGCGACCTCACCATCGCGGCCGAGGAGGGGAAGCGGTTCGACGTCCCCCCCAAGGACCCTTCGCTCCCCACGTCCGGCCGACGCCTGGCGTATGCCCGTCACCTGATGAACGGGACGCATCCGCTGGTCAATCGCGTGCTCGCCAACCGGATCTGGTTCCACCACTTCGAACGGGGTCTGGTCGACAGCCCGGGGGACTTCGGCGTGCTGGGCAGGCGGCCCTCGCACCCGGAACTGCTCGACTGGCTTGCCGGCGAGTTGCCCAATCGTGGGTGGAGCCTCAAGGCGATCCATCGCCTGATCATGACGTCGACCGCCTACCGGCAGACCTCGCGCAGGAATCCGGCCCAGGATGCGGTCGACCAGGACAACATCCTGTACGGCCGGGCCCCGCTGCGACGGCTCGACGCCGAATCGATGCGGGACCGGATCCTGGCGGTCAGCGGTCAGCTCGACCTGACCCAGTTCGGGCCGCCGGTCGCGGTGTCCGAAGACATCGGCGGCCAGGTCATGCCCGCGGGCGACTCGGCGCGGCGGAGCATCTACTTGCAGTCGCTGCGAACCAAGCCCGTCTCGTTCCTCGCCGCCTTCGACGCCCCGATCATGGCGGTGAACTGCGACCGGCGCACTCCCAGCACGTCGTCGATGCAGTCGCTCATGCTCATGAATAGCGACTTCATCCTCAAGCGTGCCGGCATGCTCGCCCGACGCCTCGCCGTCGAGACCCCCGTCGGATACGCGGCCGAGCTGACCGCCTCGCGTTCGGGGCAGATCACGCGGCCGGCCTCGGCCTGGCAGTATGGCCACGGCCCGTTCGATGAGGCCAGCCAGCGCATCACAGGGTTCACCCCCATGGCCCACTGGAGCGGCACGGCCTGGCAGGGGGGGGCCTCGCTCCCCGACGCCGAGGCCGGCTGGAGCATGCTGACCTCGGGCGGCGGCCACGCGGGCAACGACGCCCAGCACGCCACGATCCGCCGATGGGTGGCGCCCGCCGCGGGGTTCGTCGCCGTCTCGGGCAAGCTCAAGCACGGCGGTGCGACCGGCGACGGCGTCCGTGCACGCGTCGTCTCGTCGAGGGCCGGCCTGCTCGGGACCTGGCGGGCCACCCGGGGCGAGGCGGCCACCGACGTCCCCCGGATCGAGGTGCAGGCCGGCGACACGATCGACTTCGCCGTCGATTGCGTCGAAGGCCATGACTGCGACACATTCGAGTGGGCCCCCAAGGTCACGCTCAGCCAGTCATCGGGCGACCCGGCGGGAGTCTGGGATGCCTCGGCCGACTTCCAGGGGCCGATGACGGTTTCCATCCCCCAGATGATCGCGCACGCCTGGCCCCTGACCTATCGCCGGCCGATCACCCCCGACGAGCTCGACGCGGCCTGCGTCTTCGTCGAGGGCCAGCTCACCACGCTGGCCCGGGCCGGGGCGGCCGATCGCGAGCGAACCGCGTTGACGAACCTCTGCCAGCAACTCCTCAGCTCGAACGAGTTTCTCTATGTGGATTGA